CTGGCCGCGGACGGCCATGTTCTCCTCCATGGCGGCCTTGACCAGCCGGTTCGGCAACTCGATGCCGTTGGGGAGGGTGAAGGGCGTGAAGACCGAGGACATCATGGCTCCCGGGTTGCGGTATGTTTACGGTGCTTACATGAGCGTAAAGAGGGGATGTTAGCGGTGTCAACTTCGGAGAAGAGTGGCTACCATCACGGCGACCTGCGCGCCGCGCTGCTGACCGCCGCGATGGGCATGCTGGAGGCGGGTGAACCGTTCTCCCTGCGCGCCGTGGCGCGCGAGGCGGGCGTCTCGACCGCCGCGCCGTACCGTCACTTCGCCGACCGCGACGCCCTGGAGTCCGCCCTGGCCGCGCAGGGCCTGCGCGACCTGCGGGCGGACCTGACCGAGGGGCGGGACCCGCCCGCCTCGCCGGACGACCTCGGTGACCTGGCGGTCGCCTACGTCGCTTTCGCGCTGCGCCGCCCGGCCCTGTTCCGGCTGATGTTCGGCAACGCCTGCGACGAGGGCAGCGAGGAGCGGGTCAAGGCCGCCGCCGAGATACACGACCTGCTCCGGCTCGCCATGGCACGGGTCTTTCCGGCCGGCGACGCCGAGGGGCTCGCGGCCGCCGGCTGGGCACTGGCGCACGGGCTGGCGTTCCTGCACCTGGACGGCAAGCTCCCGGCGCGGTCGGACGAGGAGGTCGCCGCCCACGTCCGCGCCGCCCTGGCCGCCATCCTGTCGGTCCGCAGTGTTGACGATGCTTACATCGCGCCCTAGCCTCGCCATGTAAGCACCGCAAACATGAAGAGGTGGCGCGATGGCGCAGAGGATGGTCACGGTCGATCTCGGCGGCCGCCCGGTCGAGGTCCCCGAGGGCGGGCTGTACGACCGCTACCGGATGGGCGCCGACCTCGACGTCGTCGCCGGGGACCCGCGGGTGAGCAGCGTCGACTTCTTCCGGCAGTTGCCCAAGGCGCGGGTCGACTCCCCGATCGGGGAGACCCTGACGCCCAACTTCTACTACCGGATCTCCACCGCCCGGCTCACCATGGTCGCGCCCTCCCGGGCGATCCGCGGGCGACTGCCCAGGGAGCTGGCGCCCCTCGAAGTGGCGCCCGGCCTGGGGCTGGTCTCGGTCATGTTCTTCCGCTACGACGTGTGCGACATCGACTTCTACACCGAGGCCGCGGTCGGCGTCGCGGTCCGGCCGGCCCGGCACGGCGGGCTCGGCCTCGTCGACACGGTCGCGGCCCTGACGAACGAGCATCTGTACTCCTACGTGCTGTCGCTGCCGGTCAGCAGCCAGATCGCCCAGGTCCGCGGGCACGACGGCTACGGCTTCCCCAAGTGGGTGGCCGATCTCGACGTCGACATCGACGGACGGCGCACGAGCGCCCGGGTGGCGGGTGATCTGGCGCTGTCCGCTGCCACGCCGCGGCAGACGGCACACCGCAGCGGCGAGGTGGTCACGGCGCTGACGTCGTACACGACGATCGGCGGGGCCTGGCACGCGACGTTCAGCCAGACCAACGTGCTCTCCGCCGGCACCTCCCGCTTTCCCCGGGGCGTACGCCTGGAGCTGGGCAACGGCCGGCTCTCCGACGACGTCCGATCCCTGCGGCCGCTGCGGACGATCCAGCTCGACGTGGTCACCGAGGGCAGCTCGCGCTGCACATGCCCGTGCCGACCTCGGTCCGCGGACCGGGCTGAGGGGAACCCGGCGTGCTCCTCGGCGTCCGCCGGTCACTCGACGTCGTCGTCGACGTCCGGGATCTCCGGGCAGCCCTCGCCCCGCAGGTACAGGGCTTCCCCGGCAACGTGGGCGGACCCGCTGTCGCCGACCAGGCTGCCGTCGACGTACACCTCGATGTCGGCGCCGGCCGGGATCGGCGCGTGGAAGACGTTGCCGACCGGGATCGAGCCGCCGGCGACCATCTTGCCGGCGGTGCGGAACTCGATCCGGACCTGCTTGCCGGCCGGGCGCTCGGCGGTCGGCGTCAGGCACACGGCGAGACGTTCCCGCGGATCGGGCGCCTCCCCGCCGCATCCGCCCGCGGCGGCCAGCAGAGCGGCGGCCACCAGGACCGGGACGAGGCGGGCACGCACAGCGGCCACTCAACCACCCGTCGATCTTGGTGTCCAGCCGCCGGAGCGGTCCAACCGCAACACCAGGTGCTGCCCGTCGTCGATCGGGTTGTCCGGCTCCAGCTCGCCCTGGGCGACCGGCACGAACCCGGCCCGTTCCAGGGCCCGCCAGGACGCCCGGTTCGCCCTGGCGACCGGCACCACGATGCACGACGACTCGGACAGATCGGCCCAGGTGCGCGCGACGAAGGCGGCGATCATCGCGGTGCCCAGGCCGCGTCCCACGTCACCCGGCTCGCCGATCAGGTAGTCGATGCTGACCGCGCCCGGCGGCACCGGGTAGACCGGCGCCATCTCGGCCAGGTACTCCGGGTAGTCGGTCCACAGGCAGCGCTGCACCAGCCCGACCGGGCGTCCGGCGAGCAGCGCCAGCCAGTCCTCGTTCGGCTCCTCGCCGCGCGCGGACGGCCCGAAGTCCCGCTCCACCGCCTCGGCGGACCACTCGTGGTTCCACCAGCGCGCCACGTGCGGATGCGACAGCCACCGCGCGAGCAGCTCGAAGTCACCGGTGCCGACCCGCCGGAAAGTCCAAGCCATCCGGCCAATCTAACCGCCGTTCAGGCCAGCGGGATCGCGGGACGGATGCGCATCGTGCCGTAGTCACCGTCGTAGCCGGAGTCGCGGTACGCCGTGGCGATCGTCAGCCAGGAGAGGAAGCTGCCGGCGCCACCGCAGACGGCGCTCCCGCCGTCACCGCCACACACCACGTCCCGGCTGGCGGTGCGCTCCTCGCGGTAGGGATCCTGACCGATGTGGAGGCCGAACCGGTTGGGTTCGCGGTGCGGACCGGTCTCCGCCGACCACGGGTCGCCGTCCGGGTTGTCGTCGCCCCAGCGGAACAGGGTGGCCACGCCGCCGCCGCAGGCGTGCTCCCACTCGTCCGGCGTCAGCAGCCGCTGGCCGAGCCCGGCCAGCCGGTCGACCTCGCCGTCGTAGGACGGGCTGCCGAGCAGCCAGGCAGCCTCAACGGTCCAGTCAGGTCGCAGGATCGCGCGGGCGGCGCCCGACCACTCGATCTCTCCCGGCGCGGGCTCCGCCGCCGGCCGGGGACGCCGCCGGGCCCGCTCGACACGGCGGACGATCTCCGGATGGTCCGGCGGCACCGCGACCACGCCCGCCTCGGCGGCTTCCACGGCCACCAGCAGCGGCGGCACCACGACGGTCCGGCGGGCGGCGGTGACCGCGTCGGTGAACTGCCGGATGTCCTGCTCGATGCCGTACTCGTCCGCGCTCTCCGCGAAGCTGGCCGCCTGCCGCGGGGTCGGCTCGAACCGGTCGCCGTCGAAGCCGACCGTCACCTCCCCGCCCGGCACGAACGCGAACCGCTCGCCGGCCACCAGGAAGAATGCGACCGGGCCGGGCCGGCCGGCGTACTCGTGCGCGCGGACCTCGATCAGCGTGGCGCCGGACCGCGCGGCGATCGACCTCGCCACCGCCTCGGCGGCCCCCAG
Above is a genomic segment from Actinoplanes ianthinogenes containing:
- a CDS encoding TetR/AcrR family transcriptional regulator gives rise to the protein MSTSEKSGYHHGDLRAALLTAAMGMLEAGEPFSLRAVAREAGVSTAAPYRHFADRDALESALAAQGLRDLRADLTEGRDPPASPDDLGDLAVAYVAFALRRPALFRLMFGNACDEGSEERVKAAAEIHDLLRLAMARVFPAGDAEGLAAAGWALAHGLAFLHLDGKLPARSDEEVAAHVRAALAAILSVRSVDDAYIAP
- a CDS encoding GNAT family N-acetyltransferase, with product MAWTFRRVGTGDFELLARWLSHPHVARWWNHEWSAEAVERDFGPSARGEEPNEDWLALLAGRPVGLVQRCLWTDYPEYLAEMAPVYPVPPGAVSIDYLIGEPGDVGRGLGTAMIAAFVARTWADLSESSCIVVPVARANRASWRALERAGFVPVAQGELEPDNPIDDGQHLVLRLDRSGGWTPRSTGG